One window from the genome of Pelodictyon luteolum DSM 273 encodes:
- the bshA gene encoding N-acetyl-alpha-D-glucosaminyl L-malate synthase BshA, whose translation MKIGISCHHTYGGSGAVATELGKALASKGHTVHFFSQGAPFRMGSFSPNIFYHEVEAMHYPLFDCPFHSLALASKIAEVAWYEELDVVHAHYAIPHAMSAMLARQMLEDRCPDASCFRLATTLHGTDITVVGADSSMQAAVRLVINKSDGVTAVSEYLKDETVRMFLPKKDIAVIPNFVDTSLFTRSVNPDLRKELGLGSGKTVIHISNFRPVKCIGDIVKVFHGLVDSIDATLLLVGDGPERSEAETQVRRLGITSRVRFLGKINEIVPLLSVSDLMLMPSNAESFGLAALEAMACGVPVIGTDVGGFPEFIEDGRHGFLCRPGDVASMTGRARQLLSDGGMWHAFSDACVLQARRYETALLVDRYEAFYRELMQEGKRKSP comes from the coding sequence ATGAAAATCGGAATATCATGCCACCATACCTACGGGGGCAGCGGGGCGGTTGCTACGGAGCTTGGCAAGGCACTTGCCTCCAAAGGCCACACGGTGCACTTTTTCAGTCAGGGCGCTCCGTTCAGAATGGGCTCCTTTTCACCCAACATCTTCTACCACGAGGTGGAGGCCATGCACTATCCGCTGTTTGACTGCCCGTTCCACTCGCTGGCGCTGGCTTCGAAGATCGCGGAAGTTGCCTGGTATGAGGAACTCGACGTGGTGCACGCCCACTATGCCATTCCCCATGCCATGAGCGCCATGCTTGCTCGCCAGATGCTTGAGGACCGATGCCCGGACGCGTCCTGTTTCCGGCTCGCCACCACGCTTCACGGGACCGACATCACGGTTGTCGGTGCCGACAGCAGCATGCAGGCCGCCGTCCGGCTCGTGATCAACAAGTCCGACGGGGTGACGGCGGTTTCGGAGTACCTGAAAGATGAAACGGTGAGGATGTTCCTCCCCAAGAAGGATATCGCAGTAATCCCGAATTTCGTCGACACGTCTCTTTTCACCCGGAGCGTGAATCCGGATCTCCGTAAGGAGCTCGGGCTGGGCTCCGGCAAGACCGTGATCCATATTTCCAATTTCAGGCCGGTGAAGTGCATCGGGGACATCGTCAAGGTCTTTCACGGCCTCGTCGACAGTATTGATGCGACGCTGCTGCTTGTCGGCGACGGGCCGGAGAGGAGCGAGGCGGAAACGCAGGTGCGGAGGCTCGGCATCACTTCAAGGGTGCGTTTCCTCGGCAAGATCAATGAGATCGTGCCGCTTCTTTCGGTTTCCGACCTCATGCTGATGCCGAGCAATGCGGAATCGTTCGGCCTTGCCGCCCTTGAGGCCATGGCCTGCGGGGTGCCGGTCATCGGTACCGATGTCGGCGGGTTCCCGGAGTTCATCGAAGACGGTCGCCACGGGTTCCTCTGCAGGCCGGGCGACGTGGCATCAATGACCGGGCGCGCCAGGCAGCTCCTTTCGGACGGCGGCATGTGGCATGCGTTTTCGGATGCATGCGTCCTTCAGGCCAGGCGTTACGAGACGGCGCTTCTGGTGGACCGGTACGAGGCGTTTTACAGGGAGCTCATGCAGGAGGGGAAAAGAAAAAGCCCCTGA